GGGCGTCGCCCTGGTCGGTTTGGGGGCCGCCGGGGGGTGGGTGCCGTACCCCGGCGCCTTTGCCCAGGGGGAGATCATGTCCACTTTTCAGTACCCCAACACCCTTGCGGTTTACCTCACGGTGACGGCGATCTTCGGCCTCGCTTTGCTTGTCCGGACGGGCAGTCTCTGGATGCAGTCGCTTTACGCCGCCGCCCTGCTCCCGATGCTGGTGGTGATCCTGTGTACCATGTCGCGGGGAGGCTGGATGCTCTTTCCGGTCGCCCTGACCGCCTTCTGTATCGGGCTGCCCCGTTCTCACCGGGCGCGCGCCGTTTACACCCTGCTGGTCAACCTGGGGGCGGCCCTGCTGCTGGCGCGTTCCTTCGTCCCGCAGGTAATCCAGAACCTTCACCTCGGCAGGGGGGATCTCTTTCTCTTCCTGCCCGGGCTGGCGGGTGTTGTATTTGCCCAGGTTGCTTACCGGGCGGCTGTTTTCCTCCTCGACAGGTACGAGGTCGCCCCGCGAGTCAGAAGGTGGCTGGTGACGAGCCTTGTCGTTTACCTGGGGTTTACCGGGATTTTCTACTATGCTTACGCAGCCCGCGCTCTTCCCTCGGTGGCTGCCCAGTTCGTCCCCGTTGCAGTCATCCGCCAGCTTGAGCGGGTAGACCGCTACGACCCGAGTTTCACCGAACGCATCCGCTTCGACCTGGATGCCCTGAAAATTGTGCGGGATCACCCGCTGCTGGGGACTGGAGGCGGGGGGTGGAACGCTTTGTACCACCGCTACCAGCCCTACCTCTACTGGACCACCGAGGTGCACAACCATTTTCTCCAGGTCTGGGTGGAGGCGGGAACCGTTGGGTTCTTGCTCTTTACTGCGGCCTGGATTTACTTCGGGCGGGGTCTTTACAGGGTCTGGCGGAAACTCCGGGAAGAAGGGAGCTTTGAAGATGAAGGGGAGGCGGCAGTCTGGGTCCTGCCGTGGGCGAACGGCGTTGCCGCCCTGGCGCTGGGGCTGCACAGCGCCTTCGACTTCAACCTTTCGCTCCCGGCCCTCGCCATCGTCCTCTGGGCGCTTTTCGGCCTCGGCCATGCCTTTGAACGGGAAATTGGCTTGTCTGACGAACCTCATGAAGAGTGGCGGGACTTCCCCGGCAAGAAAGGGAGAATCAAGAAGGGGCCCGGGGACCCGGAAAACCCCTCGGGCTGGCAGTTGGGACGGGCTGCGCTGGCCGGAACCCTCGCTGCGGTCCTGCTTTTTCTGCCTGCGGCCAATCTCTACGCAGCCGGAAAAACAGGCGCGGCCGGGGCGCGCGCCCTGCTTCGCCACGATTTTGAACAAGCCCGTGCGCTTTTCCGCCGCGCCCACTACCTTGACCCCTTTACCGCAAGCTACCTGGGCGACCTCGCCCAGGTCTACACGGTGCTCGGCCTGAAAGAGCGGGATCCCTCCCTGCTCCTGCAGGCGCGGGACTGCGCCGTTGCAGCGACGAAAAGGGAGCCTTACAACTGGCAGCTCCGCGCCGCTTTGATCACGACCTACTTCCTGCAGGGGTTTGTCGATGAGCCGGTTCAGGAGGCGGAAGCCCTCCTGCGAGCGAACCCGTGGCTCACCGTTTCCTACGAAACCCTCGCCGGAGCTTACGTGACCGCGGCCCGGCAGCACCTGGCGCGGGGCGATCTGCAGCAGGCAGGGGAGCATCTGGTCAAAGCGCGGGAGCTTCCCGCTCTCCTAGACGCAAAGCGCGCCGCTG
This genomic stretch from Bacillota bacterium harbors:
- a CDS encoding O-antigen ligase family protein, whose protein sequence is MGRSKSSGRKRKSGSGVLGAFHGRSKECREGQPLLNLDLRFFAFPALLFLLFYPPFLRGLFFAPELLPTHMITAGVFLLCWYDRVLRRKVKFFEHPLDYLLLGLAGAYLLSTLAAVNLRGAVGEVLKAFNYFLVFWMVSRMADTELHARRILQVLFWAGLGVALVGLGAAGGWVPYPGAFAQGEIMSTFQYPNTLAVYLTVTAIFGLALLVRTGSLWMQSLYAAALLPMLVVILCTMSRGGWMLFPVALTAFCIGLPRSHRARAVYTLLVNLGAALLLARSFVPQVIQNLHLGRGDLFLFLPGLAGVVFAQVAYRAAVFLLDRYEVAPRVRRWLVTSLVVYLGFTGIFYYAYAARALPSVAAQFVPVAVIRQLERVDRYDPSFTERIRFDLDALKIVRDHPLLGTGGGGWNALYHRYQPYLYWTTEVHNHFLQVWVEAGTVGFLLFTAAWIYFGRGLYRVWRKLREEGSFEDEGEAAVWVLPWANGVAALALGLHSAFDFNLSLPALAIVLWALFGLGHAFEREIGLSDEPHEEWRDFPGKKGRIKKGPGDPENPSGWQLGRAALAGTLAAVLLFLPAANLYAAGKTGAAGARALLRHDFEQARALFRRAHYLDPFTASYLGDLAQVYTVLGLKERDPSLLLQARDCAVAATKREPYNWQLRAALITTYFLQGFVDEPVQEAEALLRANPWLTVSYETLAGAYVTAARQHLARGDLQQAGEHLVKARELPALLDAKRAAVKEEMLPRWKGEPLAPSAGLYLACGQAAYLLGEYDAARRDLALSAADPRLKPEADLWRAAAEARGGNEAEARRILRDLEKQDLEKQAAAFRDRYEEVLSLGPVR